The genomic window TCGGATTCATAGTTGAATGTGGGCCCCAAGGGGCTGAGACAACTGTGATCCCGCATCTGGCCCGCCTCATTGACGCTCGCATTGAACCGGATGTAGTTACGCTGGATCGGAAACCATTGCTCAAGCAGGAATGCGGGAAGTGGGCGAAAGCCCTTTTGAATGGCGGGTGCCGCCGTGTCGTAGTTCTCTGGGATTTGTTACCCGCGTGGGGAGAATACGAGGGGCGCGGTTGTCGCCATGACGACAAGGAAGAAATCAGTGAATCACTTCGCTTGGCAGGTGTGAGATCAAGAGATCCTCGTGTGGCCCTTGTCTGTGTCGAGAAGATGTTGGAGTCATGGATACTCTCAG from Candidatus Hydrogenedentota bacterium includes these protein-coding regions:
- a CDS encoding DUF4276 family protein produces the protein MIPHLARLIDARIEPDVVTLDRKPLLKQECGKWAKALLNGGCRRVVVLWDLLPAWGEYEGRGCRHDDKEEISESLRLAGVRSRDPRVALVCVEKMLESWILSDNHALSAFLSTPAHQVRVPRCNRPDDIRDPKAVLNRYFGETRYRKYRDLEHAGRIIRTAQLNHLRRSQSFCRFEGKLTT